In the Pseudomonas sp. ADAK2 genome, one interval contains:
- the sfnG gene encoding dimethylsulfone monooxygenase SfnG — protein sequence MSQQAVKFAYWVPNVSGGLVVSKIEQRTHWGIDYNRKLAQLAEAAGFEYALTQIRFTAGYGAEFQHESVAFSHALLAATTTLKVIAAILPGPWQPALAAKQLATIDQLTNGRVAVNIVSGWFKGEFQAIGEHWLEHDERYRRSEEFIRSLKGIWSQDNFTFRGDFYRFDNYSLKPKPLGQPEIFQGGSSRAARDMAARVSDWYFTNGNTPEGIKAQVDDIRVKAASNNHSVKVGVNAFVIARDTEEEARAVLAQIIDQADPEAVNAFGDAAKQAGRASPEGEGNWAKSTFEDLVQYNDGFKTNLIGTPQQIAERIVALKAVGVDLVLAGFLHFQEEVEYFGKRVLPLVRELEAKAGVKEHAAVA from the coding sequence ATGAGTCAGCAAGCCGTCAAATTTGCCTACTGGGTCCCGAACGTCAGCGGCGGGCTGGTGGTCAGCAAGATCGAACAACGCACCCACTGGGGCATCGACTACAACCGCAAGCTGGCGCAACTGGCCGAAGCGGCGGGGTTCGAATATGCCCTGACCCAGATCCGTTTCACCGCCGGTTACGGCGCCGAGTTCCAGCATGAATCGGTGGCCTTCAGCCATGCGCTGCTGGCCGCCACCACCACCCTCAAAGTCATCGCCGCGATTCTGCCCGGCCCCTGGCAACCGGCGCTGGCGGCCAAGCAACTGGCGACCATCGACCAACTCACCAACGGCCGGGTGGCGGTGAACATTGTCAGTGGCTGGTTCAAGGGCGAATTCCAGGCCATCGGCGAACACTGGCTGGAGCACGATGAGCGCTATCGCCGTTCCGAAGAGTTCATTCGCTCGCTCAAGGGCATCTGGAGCCAGGACAACTTCACCTTCCGCGGCGATTTCTACCGTTTCGATAATTACAGCCTCAAGCCCAAACCCCTGGGCCAACCGGAAATCTTCCAGGGCGGCAGCTCCCGCGCGGCCCGGGACATGGCGGCGCGAGTGTCGGATTGGTACTTCACCAACGGCAACACGCCGGAAGGCATCAAGGCTCAGGTCGATGACATTCGGGTGAAGGCGGCGTCGAACAATCATTCGGTGAAGGTCGGGGTCAATGCCTTCGTCATTGCTCGCGACACCGAAGAAGAAGCCCGCGCGGTGCTGGCGCAGATCATCGACCAGGCCGACCCCGAAGCGGTGAATGCCTTTGGCGATGCAGCTAAGCAGGCGGGCAGGGCGTCACCGGAAGGCGAGGGCAATTGGGCCAAGTCGACGTTCGAGGATCTGGTGCAATACAACGACGGCTTCAAGACCAACCTGATCGGCACGCCGCAGCAGATTGCCGAGCGCATCGTCGCGTTGAAAGCGGTGGGCGTGGATCTGGTGCTGGCGGGGTTCCTGCATTTCCAGGAAGAGGTGGAGTACTTCGGCAAGCGCGTGTTGCCGTTGGTGCGCGAGCTTGAGGCCAAGGCCGGTGTGAAGGAACACGCCGCAGTCGCCTAA
- the pssA gene encoding CDP-diacylglycerol--serine O-phosphatidyltransferase has protein sequence MPSLFKRSLLPKLRSFPLTADAVTILSGAAEYRRCLLEKIAQATQRIYIVALYLQQDEAGQEILDALHAAKLARPELDVVVVVDWLRAQRGLIGAGKQPGNSAWYQEMTRTHESVVPVYGVPVQTRELFGVLHLKGFVIDDCVIYSGASLNNVYLHKFDKYRYDRYHLLQNSALADSMQHLIQHGLIASKAVHRLDLPNLPTTRSLRNDIGDLRSRLKHATYDTTLGSTAKGGLSVSPLLGVGKNNPLSRVICELIASAQHQLTICTPYFNLPLQVTREINRALARGVKIDIIVGDKTANDFYIPPSEPFKVIAALPYLYEISLRRFAKRHQRNIDSGQLNLHLWRDGDNTYHLKGMWVDLRYTLLTGNNLNPRAFRLDLENALLIDDPKSELQAPRNKELAEIFENTRRVERYLDLETLPEYPAAVAKFLKRVSRVRIERLLYRML, from the coding sequence ATGCCGTCGCTTTTCAAACGCTCTCTGCTGCCCAAACTGCGCAGTTTTCCGCTGACCGCCGATGCCGTCACCATTCTTTCCGGCGCCGCCGAATATCGTCGTTGCCTGCTGGAGAAGATCGCCCAGGCGACCCAGCGCATCTATATCGTCGCGCTGTACTTGCAACAGGACGAAGCCGGCCAGGAAATCCTCGATGCCTTGCACGCGGCCAAACTGGCCCGTCCGGAACTGGACGTGGTAGTGGTCGTCGATTGGTTGCGCGCCCAGCGTGGCTTGATCGGCGCCGGCAAGCAGCCGGGCAACTCGGCGTGGTATCAGGAGATGACCCGCACCCACGAAAGTGTTGTGCCGGTGTATGGCGTGCCGGTGCAAACCCGCGAATTGTTCGGCGTGTTGCACTTGAAGGGTTTCGTGATCGACGATTGCGTGATCTACAGCGGCGCGAGCCTGAACAACGTTTACCTGCACAAATTCGACAAGTATCGCTACGACCGCTATCACCTGCTGCAGAACAGCGCGCTGGCCGATTCCATGCAGCACCTGATCCAGCACGGCTTGATCGCCTCCAAAGCGGTGCATCGCCTCGACCTGCCGAACCTGCCGACCACCCGCAGCCTGCGCAACGACATCGGCGACCTGCGCAGCCGCCTCAAGCACGCGACGTACGACACCACATTGGGCAGCACCGCCAAAGGTGGCCTGTCGGTCAGTCCGTTGCTCGGCGTGGGCAAGAACAACCCGCTGAGCCGGGTGATCTGCGAGTTGATCGCCAGCGCCCAGCATCAACTGACCATCTGCACGCCGTACTTCAACCTGCCGCTGCAAGTGACCCGGGAAATCAACCGCGCCCTGGCCCGTGGGGTGAAGATCGACATCATCGTCGGCGACAAGACCGCCAACGACTTCTACATCCCGCCCAGCGAGCCGTTCAAAGTCATCGCGGCGCTGCCATACCTCTACGAAATCAGCCTGCGCCGCTTCGCCAAGCGCCATCAGCGCAACATCGACAGCGGCCAGTTGAACCTGCACCTGTGGCGTGATGGCGATAACACCTATCACCTCAAGGGCATGTGGGTCGATCTGCGCTACACCTTGCTGACCGGCAACAACCTTAATCCGCGGGCGTTCCGGCTCGATCTGGAAAACGCGCTGCTGATCGACGACCCGAAAAGCGAATTGCAGGCACCGCGCAATAAAGAACTGGCGGAAATTTTCGAGAACACCCGGCGCGTCGAGCGTTACCTGGACCTGGAAACCCTGCCGGAATACCCGGCGGCAGTGGCCAAGTTTCTCAAGCGGGTGAGTCGAGTGCGGATTGAGCGGTTGCTCTATCGGATGTTGTAA
- a CDS encoding TetR/AcrR family transcriptional regulator: protein MNEITSNDTRDIILDVTEKLIYKSGIAATGMDLLVKTAGVSRKSIYRYFANKEELTVAALQRRDERWMLWFRTEVDKAATPAERLLNLFTVLTGWFNSEGFRGCAFINTSGETGDPQDPVRLVAKDHKQKLLDYVCELCTEHGATDPQALAKQLLILIDGAITVALVMGDHSAADNAQCMARKLLDL, encoded by the coding sequence ATGAACGAAATCACCAGCAACGACACACGCGACATCATCCTGGACGTCACCGAAAAGTTGATCTACAAAAGTGGCATTGCCGCCACGGGCATGGATCTTCTGGTGAAAACCGCCGGCGTCTCCCGGAAAAGTATCTACCGCTACTTCGCCAACAAGGAGGAGCTGACCGTCGCCGCTCTTCAACGCCGCGACGAACGCTGGATGCTCTGGTTCAGGACCGAAGTCGACAAGGCCGCGACCCCGGCCGAGCGGCTGCTCAACCTGTTTACCGTGCTCACCGGCTGGTTCAACTCCGAAGGCTTTCGCGGCTGCGCCTTCATCAACACCAGCGGCGAAACCGGCGACCCGCAAGACCCGGTGCGCCTGGTCGCCAAGGACCACAAACAGAAACTGCTCGACTACGTGTGCGAGCTTTGCACCGAACATGGCGCCACCGACCCGCAGGCACTGGCCAAACAGCTGCTGATCCTGATCGATGGAGCCATTACCGTAGCGCTTGTGATGGGTGATCACAGTGCCGCCGATAATGCGCAATGCATGGCGCGAAAGTTATTGGACCTGTAA
- a CDS encoding nuclear transport factor 2 family protein yields the protein MSSNAEVRPPLPPFTRESAIEKVRLAEDGWNSRDPQRVSLAYTLDTKWRNRAEFAYNREEAKGFLTRKWAKELDYRLIKELWAFTGNRIAVRYAYEWHDDSGNWFRSYGNENWEFDENGLMANRFACINDMPIKESERKFHWPLGRRPDDHPGLSDLGL from the coding sequence ATGTCATCTAATGCCGAAGTTCGTCCGCCATTACCGCCGTTTACCCGTGAATCGGCCATCGAAAAAGTTCGCCTGGCCGAAGACGGCTGGAACTCCCGCGACCCGCAGCGCGTGTCCCTCGCCTACACCTTGGACACTAAATGGCGCAACCGCGCCGAATTCGCCTACAACCGCGAAGAAGCCAAGGGCTTCCTGACCCGCAAATGGGCCAAGGAACTGGATTATCGGCTGATCAAGGAACTCTGGGCCTTCACCGGCAACCGTATCGCCGTGCGCTACGCCTATGAATGGCACGACGACTCGGGCAATTGGTTCCGCTCCTACGGCAACGAAAACTGGGAGTTCGATGAGAATGGTTTGATGGCCAACCGCTTTGCTTGCATCAACGATATGCCGATCAAGGAAAGCGAGCGCAAATTCCATTGGCCGCTGGGGCGTCGTCCTGACGATCATCCGGGCCTGTCCGATCTCGGCCTGTAA
- the efeB gene encoding iron uptake transporter deferrochelatase/peroxidase subunit: MKDLEQFSAQRRRVLMGMGAAGVALAGSALSCPAMAASSQVTEAPSSEKTEDRHAFYGQHQSGIVTPRPASGMLVSFDVLASDREDLERLFRTLNQRIAFLMKGGAVTQVDPKLPPVDSGILGPVVTPDNLTITVSVGESLFDERFGLASAKPKRLIRMVGFPNDALEADCCHGDLSLQFCANTTDTNIHALRDIVKNLPDLLLVRWKQEGSVPPQAPAKPGVPPQSARNFLGFRDGSANPDSNDAKTMDSIVWVQPGSDEPAWAAHGSYQAVRIIRNFVERWDRTPLQEQESILGRVKSTGAPMGGEHEGQVPDYAKDPEGKLTKLDAHIRLANPRTAATQANLILRRPFNYSNGVNKNGQLEMGLLFICYQADLEKGFITVQTRLNGEPLEEYLKPVGGGYFFTLPGVTGDKDFIGRSLLNATQPTKTA, from the coding sequence ATGAAAGACTTAGAACAGTTTTCCGCCCAGCGTCGCCGTGTCTTGATGGGCATGGGCGCCGCCGGTGTCGCGTTGGCCGGCAGCGCCCTGAGCTGCCCGGCGATGGCCGCGTCCAGCCAGGTCACCGAAGCACCGAGCAGTGAAAAGACCGAAGATCGCCACGCCTTTTATGGCCAGCACCAAAGCGGCATCGTTACCCCGCGCCCGGCGTCGGGCATGCTGGTGTCGTTCGATGTGCTGGCCAGCGACAGGGAAGACCTGGAGCGGCTGTTCCGCACCCTCAACCAGCGTATCGCGTTCCTGATGAAGGGCGGCGCGGTGACCCAGGTTGATCCGAAGTTGCCGCCGGTGGATTCGGGGATTCTGGGGCCGGTGGTGACGCCGGACAACCTGACCATCACCGTATCGGTCGGCGAGTCGCTGTTCGACGAGCGCTTCGGCCTGGCCAGTGCCAAACCCAAGCGCCTGATCCGCATGGTCGGCTTTCCCAACGATGCCCTGGAAGCCGATTGCTGCCACGGCGACTTGAGCTTGCAGTTCTGCGCCAACACCACCGACACCAATATCCACGCCCTGCGCGATATCGTGAAAAACCTGCCGGACTTGCTGCTGGTGCGCTGGAAACAGGAAGGCAGCGTACCGCCCCAAGCCCCGGCCAAACCCGGTGTACCGCCGCAGAGTGCGCGTAACTTCCTGGGTTTTCGCGATGGCTCGGCCAACCCCGACTCCAACGATGCCAAGACCATGGACAGCATCGTCTGGGTCCAGCCCGGCAGCGACGAACCGGCCTGGGCCGCCCATGGCAGCTACCAGGCGGTGCGGATCATCCGCAATTTCGTCGAGCGCTGGGACCGCACGCCTCTGCAGGAACAGGAAAGCATCCTCGGCCGGGTCAAGAGCACCGGCGCGCCCATGGGCGGCGAGCATGAAGGCCAGGTCCCGGACTACGCCAAGGACCCAGAAGGCAAATTGACCAAGCTCGACGCGCACATCCGCCTGGCCAATCCGCGCACCGCCGCGACCCAGGCCAACCTGATCCTGCGCCGCCCGTTCAACTATTCCAACGGCGTGAACAAGAACGGCCAGCTCGAAATGGGCCTGCTGTTCATCTGCTACCAGGCGGACCTGGAAAAAGGCTTCATCACGGTCCAGACCCGACTCAACGGCGAACCGCTGGAGGAATACCTCAAGCCGGTGGGCGGCGGGTACTTCTTCACCTTGCCGGGTGTCACCGGCGACAAGGACTTCATCGGTCGCTCGCTGCTCAACGCTACACAGCCCACAAAAACTGCATAA
- the efeO gene encoding iron uptake system protein EfeO gives MKKSPLALMLTLGLLTTPFSAFAATAPLDLVGPVSDYKIYVTEQLDQLGEHTQQFTDAVKKGDLATAQKLYAPTRVFYESIEPIAELFSDLDASIDSRVDDHEKGVKAEDFTGFHRIEYTLFSEKSTKGLDALADGLNKDVKDLQTRVAGLTFPPEKVVGGAAALLEEVAATKISGEEDRYSHTDLYDFQGNIDGAKKIVDLFHPQIEKQDAAFIAKVDKNFATVDKILAKYKTKDGGFETYDKVKDADRKALVGPVNTLAEDLSTLRGKLGLN, from the coding sequence ATGAAAAAGTCGCCACTCGCTTTAATGCTGACCCTTGGCTTGCTCACCACCCCGTTTTCGGCTTTCGCGGCGACGGCGCCGCTGGATCTGGTGGGACCGGTCTCGGACTACAAGATCTACGTCACCGAACAACTGGACCAACTGGGCGAGCATACCCAACAGTTCACCGACGCCGTGAAGAAAGGTGACCTGGCTACCGCGCAAAAGCTCTATGCACCGACCCGCGTGTTCTACGAGTCGATCGAGCCGATTGCCGAACTGTTCAGTGACCTCGATGCATCCATCGACTCCCGTGTCGACGACCACGAAAAAGGCGTGAAAGCCGAAGACTTCACCGGTTTCCACCGCATCGAATACACGCTGTTTTCGGAAAAAAGTACCAAGGGCCTCGACGCACTGGCTGACGGCCTGAACAAAGACGTGAAGGATCTGCAAACTCGCGTCGCCGGCCTGACCTTCCCGCCTGAAAAAGTGGTCGGCGGTGCCGCTGCCCTGCTCGAAGAAGTCGCCGCGACCAAGATCTCCGGTGAGGAAGACCGCTACAGCCATACCGACCTCTATGACTTCCAGGGCAACATCGACGGCGCGAAGAAAATCGTCGACCTGTTCCACCCGCAGATCGAGAAGCAAGACGCGGCGTTCATTGCCAAGGTCGACAAGAACTTCGCGACCGTGGACAAGATCCTGGCCAAGTACAAAACCAAGGATGGCGGTTTCGAGACTTACGACAAGGTGAAGGACGCTGACCGTAAGGCGCTGGTTGGGCCGGTGAATACGTTGGCTGAAGATTTGTCGACGTTGCGTGGGAAGTTGGGGCTGAATTAA
- a CDS encoding acyl-CoA dehydrogenase family protein translates to MTDHQIINPLSTGTDYETLAARFRPIFERIAAGAVEREQTRSLPYEPIQWLKEAGFGAVRVPVEYGGGGASVPQLFELLIELAEADSNVPQALRGHFAFAEDRLNAAPGPARDVWFKRFVAGDIVGCAWTEIGSVAIGDVITKVSPHGDQWRLNGEKFYSTGSIFSDWIDVYAQRSDTGGDVIAAVRTRQPGIVQSDDWDGFGQRTTGSGTSRFVDAEVDAENIIDFATRFKYQTAFYQLVLLATLAGIGRAALRDVAHQVRERKRIYSHGNAHHVSQDAQVQQVVGDIAALVYAAEASALKAAQPAQRAYEARFSGDETLERAANVAAEIESAKAQVVVTELIQRATTELFNALGASDIRQGKSLDRHWRNARTVSSHNPVIYKARIVGDWVINGTEPPFVWQIGNGPERK, encoded by the coding sequence ATGACCGACCACCAGATCATCAACCCCCTATCCACCGGCACTGACTATGAAACGCTGGCCGCACGATTCCGGCCGATCTTCGAGCGCATCGCCGCCGGTGCCGTTGAGCGCGAACAAACCCGCAGCCTGCCCTACGAGCCCATCCAATGGCTCAAGGAGGCCGGCTTCGGCGCCGTGCGCGTTCCGGTGGAATACGGCGGTGGCGGTGCTTCGGTGCCGCAGCTGTTCGAACTGTTGATCGAACTGGCCGAAGCCGATTCCAACGTGCCCCAGGCCTTGCGCGGGCATTTCGCCTTTGCCGAGGATCGCCTCAACGCCGCACCCGGCCCGGCGCGGGATGTCTGGTTCAAACGCTTCGTGGCCGGCGATATCGTCGGTTGCGCCTGGACGGAAATCGGCAGCGTGGCCATCGGCGATGTCATCACCAAAGTCTCGCCCCATGGCGATCAATGGCGGCTCAACGGCGAGAAGTTCTACAGCACCGGCAGCATTTTCTCCGACTGGATCGACGTCTACGCCCAGCGCAGCGATACCGGTGGCGACGTGATCGCCGCCGTGCGCACCCGCCAACCCGGCATCGTGCAGAGCGATGACTGGGACGGCTTCGGCCAGCGCACCACCGGCAGCGGCACCTCGCGGTTTGTCGATGCCGAAGTGGACGCCGAGAACATCATCGACTTCGCCACCCGCTTCAAATACCAGACCGCGTTCTATCAATTGGTGCTGCTGGCGACCCTGGCCGGCATCGGCCGCGCCGCGCTACGCGATGTGGCGCATCAGGTGCGGGAACGCAAACGCATCTACAGCCATGGCAATGCCCACCATGTCAGCCAGGATGCGCAGGTGCAGCAAGTGGTCGGGGATATTGCGGCGTTGGTGTATGCCGCCGAGGCCAGCGCCTTGAAGGCGGCGCAACCGGCGCAGAGAGCCTACGAGGCACGCTTCTCGGGTGATGAAACGTTGGAACGAGCAGCCAATGTCGCGGCGGAAATCGAATCGGCCAAGGCGCAGGTGGTGGTCACCGAATTGATCCAGCGCGCGACCACTGAGCTGTTCAATGCGCTGGGGGCTTCCGATATTCGTCAAGGCAAATCCCTGGATCGGCATTGGCGCAATGCGCGGACGGTGTCGTCGCACAATCCGGTGATCTACAAGGCGCGGATTGTGGGGGATTGGGTGATTAACGGGACAGAGCCGCCGTTTGTGTGGCAGATCGGGAATGGGCCTGAGCGTAAGTGA